Proteins encoded in a region of the Lemur catta isolate mLemCat1 chromosome 14, mLemCat1.pri, whole genome shotgun sequence genome:
- the ADAM8 gene encoding disintegrin and metalloproteinase domain-containing protein 8: MCGGRGLWLLAALWLQGLALSCTLPGVEQFEVVLPQRLPGPRARRALPSHTGLYPESVSYILGAQGRNFTLHLQKNRELLGSSYTETYTANNGSEVTEQVPVQDHCLYQGHVEGHPRSAASLSTCAGLRGFFRTGSAVHLIEPLDGARDTGRHALYQAQHLQQKAGTCGVSDASLDNLLGPRVSAAFRPRPRNGPLSREPRFVELYVVTDSAEFQLLGSRDAVRRRVLEVVNHVDKLYQELNFRVALVGLEVWSHGDKFYVSRHANVTLENFLAWRARDLVGRQPHDNVQLITAVDFTGTTVGLAKVSAMCSRDSGAVNQDHSRSPVGVASTIAHEMGHNLGMDHDENVPGCQCPVPRAGGGCIMAASIGSSFPKMFSHCSRADLETFVEKPRTTCLANVPDLGRLVGGPVCGNRFVERGEQCDCGPPEDCQNRCCNATTCQLAAGAQCAHGACCHECRVMRAAEPCRPQKDECDLEEFCDGQQPECPEDAFRENGTPCRGGYCYNGSCPTLAGRCQDLCGPGARAAAETCFSYSISAGCGASIRLSPDRVKCGTLFCDGGLQPLERSTCTVTYSLAVCRALATDDSDAYELVPTGTQCGQEKVCWEGRCQDLHVYRSRNCSAQCHGHGVCNHKKECHCHAGWAPPHCTKLLTDVQAASESLSVGVLVALGLLAAVAIILAGVIVHRKARSRAQRNPATKTTRGLFNLLFRQGAGSEPAKGAAPGPTQGPPVLASAATPSQPPRTQVSSVTPKRPPPAPPAAVSGPPLSVPVYTRQAPGQLRPAPPTKPLPELKPKQVIKPTSAPPMPPIKPGAGGAKSGLMQGVAGPKVALKPPVQRK; encoded by the exons ATGTGCGGCGGCCGGGGGCTCTGGCTGCTCGCTGCGCTCTGGCTGCAGG GCTTGGCCCTCAGCTGCACCTTGCCCGGCGTGGAGCAGTTCGAGGTGGTTCTTCCCCAGCGCCTGCCAGGACCCCGAGCCCGCCGAGCCCTGCCCTCCCACACG GGCCTGTACCCGGAGAGCGTGAGTTACATCCTGGGGGCCCAAGGGCGCAACTTCACCCTGCACCTGCAGAAGAACAG GGAACTTCTGGGCTCGAGCTACACGGAGACCTACACGGCCAACAACGGCTCTGAGGTGACAGAGCAGGTGCCCGTGCAG GACCACTGCCTCTACCAGGGCCACGTGGAGGGGCACCCGCGCTCGGCTGCCAGCCTCAGCACCTGTGCGGGCCTCAG GGGCTTCTTCCGGACAGGCTCAGCCGTCCACCTGATCGAGCCCCTGGACGGGGCCAGAGACACAGGGCGGCACGCCCTGTACCAGGCCCAGCACCTGCAGCAGAAGGCCGGGACCTGCGGGGTCAGTGATGCCAGCCTGGACAACCTCCTGGGGCCCCGTGTCTCTGCGGCCTTCAGGCCTCGGCCCCGG AATGGGCCACTGTCCCGAGAGCCCCGCTTCGTGGAGCTGTACGTGGTCACGGACAGCGCGGAG TTCCAGCTGCTGGGGAGCAGAGATGCTGTGCGCAGGCGGGTGCTGGAGGTGGTGAACCATGTGGACAAG CTATATCAGGAACTCAACTTCCGCGTGGCCCTGGTGGGCCTGGAGGTCTGGAGCCATGGAGACAAGTTCTACGTCAGCCGCCACGCCAACGTCACGCTGGAGAACTTCCTCGCCTGGCGAGCAAGGGACCTGGTGGGGCGGCAGCCGCACGACAATGTGCAGCTGATCAC GGCCGTCGACTTCACCGGGACCACCGTGGGCCTGGCCAAGGTGTCTGCCATGTGCTCCCGCGACTCGGGGGCTGTGAACCAG GACCACAGCCGGAGCCCCGTGGGCGTGGCCTCCACCATAGCCCACGAGATGGGCCACAACCTGGGCATGGACCACGACGAGAACGTCCCGGGCTGCCAGTGCCCTGTGCCACGGGCGGGCGGCGGCTGCATCATGGCGGCCAGCATCGG CTCGTCCTTCCCCAAGATGTTCAGCCACTGCAGCCGGGCCGACCTGGAGACATTTGTGGAGAAGCCGCGGACGACCTGCCTGGCCAACGTCCCTGACCTCGGCCGGCTGGTGGGCGGCCCCGTGTGCGGGAACCGGTTTGTGGAGCGCGGAGAGCAGTGTGACTGCGGCCCCCCCGAG GACTGTCAGAACCGCTGCTGCAACGCCACCACCTGCCAGCTGGCCGCGGGGGCCCAGTGTGCCCACGGCGCCTGCTGTCACGAGTGCAGG GTGATGCGGGCCGCTGAGCCCTGCCGCCCCCAGAAGGATGAGTGTGACCTGGAGGAGTTCTGTGACGGCCAGCAGCCCGAGTGCCCCGAGGACGCCTTCCGTGAGAATGGCACGCCCTGCCGGGGGGGCTACTGCTACAATGGCAGCTGCCCCACGCTGGCTGGGCGGTGCCAGGACCTATGCGGGCCGG GGGCGCGGGCTGCCGCGGAGACCTGCTTTTCCTACAGCATCTCTGCAGGCTGCGGGGCCAGCATCCGCCTCAGCCCAGACAG GGTCAAGTGTGGCACCCTGTTCTGTGACGGGGGGTTGCAGCCCCTGGAGCGAAGCACCTGCACCGTGACCTACTCCTTGGCCGTGTGCCGAGCTCTCGCCACTGACGACAGCGACGCCTACGAGCTGGTGCCCACAGGCACCCAGTGCGGCCAGGAGAAG gtTTGCTGGGAAGGACGCTGCCAGGACCTCCATGTTTATAGGTCCAGGAACTGCTCGGCCCAGTGCCACGGCCACGGG GTGTGCAACCACAAGAAGGAGTGTCACTGCCACGCGGGCTGGGCCCCGCCCCACTGCACCAAGCTGCTGACTGACGTGCAGGCAG CATCTGAGAGCCTCTCTGTTGGTGTGTTGGTGGCTCTGGGGCTCCTGGCGGCCGTGGCAATCATCCTGGCAGGCGTCATTGTCCACCGCAAGGCCCGGAGCCGTGCCCAGAG GAACCCGGCGACCAAGACCACCAGGGGGCTCTTCAACCTGCTGTTCCGCCAGGGCGCTGGCAGCGAGCCAGCCAAGGGGGCCGCCCCAGGCCCCACACAGGGCCCCCCAGTGCTGGCCTCCGCCGccacccccagccagccccccAGAACCCAGGTGTCCTCGGTGACCCCGAAGAGGCCGCCCCCTGCT CCTCCTGCTGCTGTGTCCGGCCCACCCCTCTCAGTTCCTGTCTACACCCGGCAGGCGCCAGGGCAG ctcaGACCTGCTCCGCCCACCAAGCCCCTCCCAGAGCTCAAGCCCAAGCAG GTCATCAAGCCGACCTCCGCACCCCCGATGCCACCAATCaagcctggggctggaggggccaAGTCTGGTTTGATGCAG GGGGTTGCTGGCCCAAAGGTTGCCCTGAAGCCCCCTGTCCAGAGGAAGTGA
- the LOC123650033 gene encoding uncharacterized protein LOC123650033 isoform X2, protein MLGAAGPSPVVLRGLYAWLDGLPLSRPKRHLARDFSDGGGALMLAEIVKHFHPRLVDLHNYTPTCNTDQKLSNWHILNRKVFPKLSLCVSETDIRKVVASTPGAIEPILCALREKVEAGAVCTDLPGAASAGSGPSGVDAAPPWAELTAPAHAGLPSPPALSSMKTAQNESVPEKMGQCTCRGWDPAGRPWDCPDPGGQLLEDKEQALAILQEMVKRQREEHSGPVCSPRLAGPVAQRPTCWRVCSKAAGATTRKRRMSSLGHGVPGRGAEGPPLPWQAREVHGEGLLAPAHAKPFLPVPTGSGGLAGGRGTPEAPPGLGLLVSTWVCSDHGAL, encoded by the exons ATGCTGGGCGCCGCCGGGCCGAGCCCGGTTGTCCTCCGCGGCCTCTACGCCTGGCTGGACGGGCTCCCGCTCAGCCGCCCCAAGCGCCATCTGGCCCGGGACTTCAGCGACGGCGGTGGGGCGC TGATGCTGGCGGAGATTGTGAAGCACTTCCACCCCCGGCTCGTGGACCTGCACAACTACACCCCCACCTGCAACACGGATCAGAAGCTCAGCAACTGGCACATTCTCAACAG GAAGGTCTTTCCCAAGCTGAGCTTGTGTGTCTCGGAGACGGACATCCGCAAGGTAGTGGCCAGCACGCCTGGGGCCATCGAGCCCATCCTGTGTGCTCTGCGGGAGAAGGTCGAGGCTGGCGCTGTCTGCACGGACCTGCCCGGGGCAGCG TCCGCAGGGTCAGGACCCTCTGGCGTGGATGCCGCCCCGCCGTGGGCAGAGCTCACCGCCCCTGCACACGCCG GCCTGCCAAGCCCCCCAGCTCTCTCCAGCATGAAGACCGCTCAGAATGAGAGCGTTCCGGAGAAGATGGGCCAGTGCACCTGCAGAGG TTGGGACCCAGCCGGCAGGCCCTGGGACTGCCCAGACCCTGGGGGACAGCTGCTGGAGGACAAGGAGCAGGCGCTGGCCATTCTGCAGGAGATGGTCAAG aggcagagggaagagcacagTGGCCCTGTGTGCTCCCCCCGCCTCGCCGGCCCTGTCGCCCAGAGACCCACATGCTGGCGGGTCTGCAGTAAGGCCGCAGGCGCCACCACCCGGAAGCGCCGGATGTCCAGCTTGGGCCACGGGGTCCCAGGTCGGGGAGCAGAAGGTCCCCCCCTTCCTTGGCAAGCAAGGGAAGTGCATGGGGAGGGGCTGCTGGCACCAGCCCACGCAAAGCccttcctgcctgtccccacGGGCTCAGGAGGCTTAGCTGGAGGGCGAGGGACCCCGGAAGCCCCACCTGGCCTGGGGCTCCTGGTAAGCACCTGGGTCTGCAGTGACCACGGGGCTTTGTGA
- the LOC123650033 gene encoding uncharacterized protein LOC123650033 isoform X3, with the protein MLGAAGPSPVVLRGLYAWLDGLPLSRPKRHLARDFSDGVMLAEIVKHFHPRLVDLHNYTPTCNTDQKLSNWHILNRKVFPKLSLCVSETDIRKVVASTPGAIEPILCALREKVEAGAVCTDLPGAASAGSGPSGVDAAPPWAELTAPAHAGLPSPPALSSMKTAQNESVPEKMGQCTCRGWDPAGRPWDCPDPGGQLLEDKEQALAILQEMVKRQREEHSGPVCSPRLAGPVAQRPTCWRVCSKAAGATTRKRRMSSLGHGVPGRGAEGPPLPWQAREVHGEGLLAPAHAKPFLPVPTGSGGLAGGRGTPEAPPGLGLLVSTWVCSDHGAL; encoded by the exons ATGCTGGGCGCCGCCGGGCCGAGCCCGGTTGTCCTCCGCGGCCTCTACGCCTGGCTGGACGGGCTCCCGCTCAGCCGCCCCAAGCGCCATCTGGCCCGGGACTTCAGCGACGGCG TGATGCTGGCGGAGATTGTGAAGCACTTCCACCCCCGGCTCGTGGACCTGCACAACTACACCCCCACCTGCAACACGGATCAGAAGCTCAGCAACTGGCACATTCTCAACAG GAAGGTCTTTCCCAAGCTGAGCTTGTGTGTCTCGGAGACGGACATCCGCAAGGTAGTGGCCAGCACGCCTGGGGCCATCGAGCCCATCCTGTGTGCTCTGCGGGAGAAGGTCGAGGCTGGCGCTGTCTGCACGGACCTGCCCGGGGCAGCG TCCGCAGGGTCAGGACCCTCTGGCGTGGATGCCGCCCCGCCGTGGGCAGAGCTCACCGCCCCTGCACACGCCG GCCTGCCAAGCCCCCCAGCTCTCTCCAGCATGAAGACCGCTCAGAATGAGAGCGTTCCGGAGAAGATGGGCCAGTGCACCTGCAGAGG TTGGGACCCAGCCGGCAGGCCCTGGGACTGCCCAGACCCTGGGGGACAGCTGCTGGAGGACAAGGAGCAGGCGCTGGCCATTCTGCAGGAGATGGTCAAG aggcagagggaagagcacagTGGCCCTGTGTGCTCCCCCCGCCTCGCCGGCCCTGTCGCCCAGAGACCCACATGCTGGCGGGTCTGCAGTAAGGCCGCAGGCGCCACCACCCGGAAGCGCCGGATGTCCAGCTTGGGCCACGGGGTCCCAGGTCGGGGAGCAGAAGGTCCCCCCCTTCCTTGGCAAGCAAGGGAAGTGCATGGGGAGGGGCTGCTGGCACCAGCCCACGCAAAGCccttcctgcctgtccccacGGGCTCAGGAGGCTTAGCTGGAGGGCGAGGGACCCCGGAAGCCCCACCTGGCCTGGGGCTCCTGGTAAGCACCTGGGTCTGCAGTGACCACGGGGCTTTGTGA
- the LOC123650033 gene encoding sperm flagellar protein 1-like isoform X4, producing the protein MSLLLACLLFLFSSNPRVMGDGGDVGKRGRNLSRAGQAQLAPPPHTVMLAEIVKHFHPRLVDLHNYTPTCNTDQKLSNWHILNRKVFPKLSLCVSETDIRKVVASTPGAIEPILCALREKVEAGAVCTDLPGAASAGSGPSGVDAAPPWAELTAPAHAGLPSPPALSSMKTAQNESVPEKMGQCTCRGWDPAGRPWDCPDPGGQLLEDKEQALAILQEMVKLLQVKVDRLEHLVELKDRRIAELVERPGWLGRKRTHIPDITDEPGIAERLGLKPRPAAQPGVVGGGARGSV; encoded by the exons ATGAGCCTGCTCCTCGCCTGCCTCCTTTTTCTGTTCTCGTCCAACCCGAGAGTCATGGGAGACGGGGGCGATGTAGGGAAACGAGGGAGGAATCTCAGCCGGGCAGGTCAGGCTCAGCTTGCGCCCCCGCCCCACACAGTGATGCTGGCGGAGATTGTGAAGCACTTCCACCCCCGGCTCGTGGACCTGCACAACTACACCCCCACCTGCAACACGGATCAGAAGCTCAGCAACTGGCACATTCTCAACAG GAAGGTCTTTCCCAAGCTGAGCTTGTGTGTCTCGGAGACGGACATCCGCAAGGTAGTGGCCAGCACGCCTGGGGCCATCGAGCCCATCCTGTGTGCTCTGCGGGAGAAGGTCGAGGCTGGCGCTGTCTGCACGGACCTGCCCGGGGCAGCG TCCGCAGGGTCAGGACCCTCTGGCGTGGATGCCGCCCCGCCGTGGGCAGAGCTCACCGCCCCTGCACACGCCG GCCTGCCAAGCCCCCCAGCTCTCTCCAGCATGAAGACCGCTCAGAATGAGAGCGTTCCGGAGAAGATGGGCCAGTGCACCTGCAGAGG TTGGGACCCAGCCGGCAGGCCCTGGGACTGCCCAGACCCTGGGGGACAGCTGCTGGAGGACAAGGAGCAGGCGCTGGCCATTCTGCAGGAGATGGTCAAG CTTTTGCAGGTGAAGGTGGACAGGCTGGAGCACCTGGTGGAGCTGAAGGACCGGAGGATCGCAGAGCTG GTGGAGCGGCCAGGTTGGCTGGGCAGGAAACGCACACACATCCCAGACATTACCGACGAGCCTGGAATTGCAGAGCGGTTGGGGCTGAAACCCCGACCAGCAGCTCAGCCGGGGGTCGTGGGGGGAGGCGCCAGGGGCTCCGTGTGA
- the LOC123650033 gene encoding uncharacterized protein LOC123650033 isoform X1 — protein MSLLLACLLFLFSSNPRVMGDGGDVGKRGRNLSRAGQAQLAPPPHTVMLAEIVKHFHPRLVDLHNYTPTCNTDQKLSNWHILNRKVFPKLSLCVSETDIRKVVASTPGAIEPILCALREKVEAGAVCTDLPGAASAGSGPSGVDAAPPWAELTAPAHAGLPSPPALSSMKTAQNESVPEKMGQCTCRGWDPAGRPWDCPDPGGQLLEDKEQALAILQEMVKRQREEHSGPVCSPRLAGPVAQRPTCWRVCSKAAGATTRKRRMSSLGHGVPGRGAEGPPLPWQAREVHGEGLLAPAHAKPFLPVPTGSGGLAGGRGTPEAPPGLGLLVSTWVCSDHGAL, from the exons ATGAGCCTGCTCCTCGCCTGCCTCCTTTTTCTGTTCTCGTCCAACCCGAGAGTCATGGGAGACGGGGGCGATGTAGGGAAACGAGGGAGGAATCTCAGCCGGGCAGGTCAGGCTCAGCTTGCGCCCCCGCCCCACACAGTGATGCTGGCGGAGATTGTGAAGCACTTCCACCCCCGGCTCGTGGACCTGCACAACTACACCCCCACCTGCAACACGGATCAGAAGCTCAGCAACTGGCACATTCTCAACAG GAAGGTCTTTCCCAAGCTGAGCTTGTGTGTCTCGGAGACGGACATCCGCAAGGTAGTGGCCAGCACGCCTGGGGCCATCGAGCCCATCCTGTGTGCTCTGCGGGAGAAGGTCGAGGCTGGCGCTGTCTGCACGGACCTGCCCGGGGCAGCG TCCGCAGGGTCAGGACCCTCTGGCGTGGATGCCGCCCCGCCGTGGGCAGAGCTCACCGCCCCTGCACACGCCG GCCTGCCAAGCCCCCCAGCTCTCTCCAGCATGAAGACCGCTCAGAATGAGAGCGTTCCGGAGAAGATGGGCCAGTGCACCTGCAGAGG TTGGGACCCAGCCGGCAGGCCCTGGGACTGCCCAGACCCTGGGGGACAGCTGCTGGAGGACAAGGAGCAGGCGCTGGCCATTCTGCAGGAGATGGTCAAG aggcagagggaagagcacagTGGCCCTGTGTGCTCCCCCCGCCTCGCCGGCCCTGTCGCCCAGAGACCCACATGCTGGCGGGTCTGCAGTAAGGCCGCAGGCGCCACCACCCGGAAGCGCCGGATGTCCAGCTTGGGCCACGGGGTCCCAGGTCGGGGAGCAGAAGGTCCCCCCCTTCCTTGGCAAGCAAGGGAAGTGCATGGGGAGGGGCTGCTGGCACCAGCCCACGCAAAGCccttcctgcctgtccccacGGGCTCAGGAGGCTTAGCTGGAGGGCGAGGGACCCCGGAAGCCCCACCTGGCCTGGGGCTCCTGGTAAGCACCTGGGTCTGCAGTGACCACGGGGCTTTGTGA
- the LOC123650033 gene encoding sperm flagellar protein 1-like isoform X5, which produces MSLLLACLLFLFSSNPRVMGDGGDVGKRGRNLSRAGQAQLAPPPHTVMLAEIVKHFHPRLVDLHNYTPTCNTDQKLSNWHILNRKVFPKLSLCVSETDIRKVVASTPGAIEPILCALREKVEAGAVCTDLPGAASAGSGPSGVDAAPPWAELTAPAHAGLPSPPALSSMKTAQNESVPEKMGQCTCRGWDPAGRPWDCPDPGGQLLEDKEQALAILQEMVKLLQVKVDRLEHLVELKDRRIAELK; this is translated from the exons ATGAGCCTGCTCCTCGCCTGCCTCCTTTTTCTGTTCTCGTCCAACCCGAGAGTCATGGGAGACGGGGGCGATGTAGGGAAACGAGGGAGGAATCTCAGCCGGGCAGGTCAGGCTCAGCTTGCGCCCCCGCCCCACACAGTGATGCTGGCGGAGATTGTGAAGCACTTCCACCCCCGGCTCGTGGACCTGCACAACTACACCCCCACCTGCAACACGGATCAGAAGCTCAGCAACTGGCACATTCTCAACAG GAAGGTCTTTCCCAAGCTGAGCTTGTGTGTCTCGGAGACGGACATCCGCAAGGTAGTGGCCAGCACGCCTGGGGCCATCGAGCCCATCCTGTGTGCTCTGCGGGAGAAGGTCGAGGCTGGCGCTGTCTGCACGGACCTGCCCGGGGCAGCG TCCGCAGGGTCAGGACCCTCTGGCGTGGATGCCGCCCCGCCGTGGGCAGAGCTCACCGCCCCTGCACACGCCG GCCTGCCAAGCCCCCCAGCTCTCTCCAGCATGAAGACCGCTCAGAATGAGAGCGTTCCGGAGAAGATGGGCCAGTGCACCTGCAGAGG TTGGGACCCAGCCGGCAGGCCCTGGGACTGCCCAGACCCTGGGGGACAGCTGCTGGAGGACAAGGAGCAGGCGCTGGCCATTCTGCAGGAGATGGTCAAG CTTTTGCAGGTGAAGGTGGACAGGCTGGAGCACCTGGTGGAGCTGAAGGACCGGAGGATCGCAGAGCTG